From a single Leptospira levettii genomic region:
- the hisB gene encoding imidazoleglycerol-phosphate dehydratase HisB yields MVESRKTSETDIRLDLNLRGSGVYSFDTEIPFFEHMLSHIAKHGLIDMDLKLRGDIGIDCHHSVEDTAILLGQMIHNQLGDKKGIFRYGNFTLPMDEVLTTVAVDLGGRFYFKYTGPQLDGKFGIYDAELTLEFLQKLALNAKMNLHVVVHYGENRHHIHESIFKALGKALRQAISIDSSAKDQIPSTKGMLE; encoded by the coding sequence ATGGTGGAATCCAGAAAAACATCCGAAACGGACATCCGCTTGGACCTAAACCTCCGAGGCAGTGGTGTTTATTCATTCGATACAGAAATCCCTTTTTTCGAGCATATGCTCTCTCATATTGCCAAACACGGTCTCATCGATATGGACTTAAAACTTCGCGGGGATATTGGTATTGATTGCCACCATTCCGTGGAAGACACAGCCATTTTACTTGGACAAATGATCCACAACCAACTCGGGGACAAAAAAGGAATCTTTCGGTATGGAAATTTCACTCTTCCGATGGATGAAGTTCTAACCACTGTAGCAGTTGACTTGGGTGGAAGATTTTATTTTAAGTATACGGGACCACAACTTGATGGAAAGTTTGGAATCTACGACGCCGAACTAACGTTAGAGTTTTTACAAAAACTAGCACTTAACGCAAAAATGAACCTTCATGTTGTGGTACATTACGGTGAAAACAGACACCACATCCACGAATCCATCTTTAAAGCCTTAGGAAAAGCATTACGCCAAGCAATTTCGATTGATTCCAGTGCCAAAGACCAAATTCCTTCCACTAAAGGAATGCTCGAGTGA
- a CDS encoding LIC11177 family protein, translating into MPEEKKSSVDEVLKREKLAKDFEKEKRVSEQKAIEQAASKLSSQSQVVTETSKSSKFITNIDIAFSQAKSDLRYYFLNDGNYADEFKRMFVENEAIFKRYGITSQKYMEYIRESFDRYKKIHDMMPLDPMKPKHFKYVEDSISELIRMFNQRFGK; encoded by the coding sequence ATGCCTGAAGAAAAAAAGTCCTCTGTGGATGAGGTATTAAAACGCGAAAAATTAGCAAAAGACTTCGAAAAGGAAAAACGAGTTTCCGAACAGAAGGCAATCGAACAAGCAGCCTCTAAATTGTCCTCACAGAGCCAAGTTGTCACAGAGACTTCCAAATCTTCCAAATTCATCACGAATATCGATATCGCCTTTTCTCAGGCAAAATCAGATTTGCGGTATTATTTTTTGAATGATGGCAATTATGCCGATGAATTCAAACGAATGTTTGTCGAAAACGAAGCGATTTTCAAACGATATGGAATCACGAGCCAAAAGTATATGGAATACATTCGTGAATCCTTCGATCGTTATAAAAAAATCCATGACATGATGCCTCTCGATCCTATGAAACCGAAACACTTTAAATATGTGGAAGATTCGATCTCTGAACTCATCCGCATGTTCAACCAAAGGTTTGGAAAATAA
- a CDS encoding rhomboid family intramembrane serine protease, giving the protein MSRNRSQGPSLFGNPILHPLNVILILNCFIFFLQYFANQQLIFRFGLTPDFVLSGEIWQILTYGFLHEVGLLPIHLLFNMYAMYMLGSNIIPIIGKSKFIILYFLSQIGAGIFVVGSAYLNVMLGGGISVLESMTSQTIGASGAVFGLLALFGLFYPNAELLLFIFPVKAKNAVWVSLVIGYLISQFGNAPISNTCHLGGAMTAWLLVKLFPKQFLPTTLPYLPGMEWESSRQSESIPQQKPKVVPVEDLFLDQKKLNETVLRQIESKKDRTSVIHYLQPLQVENANICPPSTYNTEDPICLRCEWLPNCALRKVQE; this is encoded by the coding sequence ATGAGTAGAAATCGAAGCCAGGGCCCTAGTTTGTTCGGGAATCCGATCCTTCATCCTTTAAATGTAATTTTAATCCTCAATTGTTTTATCTTTTTTTTACAATACTTCGCAAACCAACAATTGATCTTTCGATTTGGACTCACTCCTGACTTCGTACTCAGTGGAGAAATTTGGCAAATATTGACTTATGGATTTTTACACGAGGTTGGATTATTACCTATCCATCTTTTGTTTAATATGTATGCAATGTACATGTTAGGGAGTAACATCATACCGATCATTGGGAAATCGAAGTTTATCATTTTATACTTTTTATCTCAGATTGGTGCAGGTATTTTTGTAGTAGGTTCAGCATATCTGAACGTTATGTTAGGTGGCGGAATTTCTGTATTAGAATCCATGACCTCACAAACAATTGGTGCCTCAGGTGCAGTTTTCGGCTTACTTGCGTTATTCGGTCTATTCTATCCGAATGCAGAATTGTTATTATTCATTTTCCCTGTGAAGGCAAAAAATGCTGTATGGGTATCTCTTGTGATTGGATATTTGATTTCCCAATTTGGAAATGCACCCATTTCGAATACCTGCCATTTGGGTGGTGCAATGACTGCTTGGTTACTTGTGAAACTTTTTCCCAAACAATTTTTACCAACAACATTACCATACCTTCCTGGAATGGAATGGGAATCATCTAGGCAATCGGAATCAATCCCACAACAAAAACCAAAAGTGGTGCCTGTGGAAGATTTGTTTTTGGACCAAAAAAAACTCAATGAAACTGTCTTACGACAAATTGAATCTAAAAAAGATCGAACTTCGGTGATTCATTATTTACAACCATTACAAGTGGAAAACGCTAATATTTGCCCTCCTTCTACGTATAATACCGAAGATCCGATTTGTTTACGGTGTGAGTGGTTGCCAAATTGTGCCTTACGAAAGGTTCAGGAATAA
- a CDS encoding Crp/Fnr family transcriptional regulator: MSDLPLNPDCFLCDYKNHNVLHCAAHETIERINAGKDFTIFPRGKHLVTAGVKAEGFFFIKSGLVRSYVQLASGKEQTLRLSGPGDWVGFRDCISDSISHHNVVAVEDTHACYITGALIDALVKDDSNFQKEVFRQMAKEWREMEEHVVSLGTKQVHEKLAEILIVLDNAQGRKNHVELKVTRDVLATFIGTKTETLVRALSDLKAREFISVDKNRIDILNRDALYSLSKIA, encoded by the coding sequence ATGTCTGACCTTCCTCTCAATCCTGATTGTTTTTTATGTGATTATAAAAATCATAATGTGCTCCATTGTGCAGCCCATGAAACAATTGAACGAATCAATGCAGGGAAAGATTTTACGATCTTCCCTCGTGGCAAACACCTCGTCACTGCAGGTGTAAAGGCCGAAGGATTTTTTTTCATCAAATCAGGACTCGTACGCAGTTATGTGCAACTCGCCAGTGGAAAAGAACAAACCCTTCGTTTGAGTGGGCCTGGTGATTGGGTAGGTTTTCGCGATTGTATTTCTGATTCCATTTCCCATCATAATGTTGTCGCTGTAGAAGACACTCACGCTTGTTACATCACGGGTGCTCTCATTGATGCTCTTGTCAAAGACGATAGTAATTTCCAAAAAGAAGTATTCCGCCAAATGGCCAAAGAGTGGCGTGAGATGGAAGAACATGTGGTTTCCCTCGGGACCAAACAAGTCCATGAAAAATTAGCAGAGATCCTCATCGTTTTGGACAATGCACAAGGACGCAAAAACCATGTGGAATTAAAAGTCACAAGGGATGTACTTGCTACATTTATTGGTACAAAAACGGAAACCTTGGTACGCGCGCTTTCGGATCTCAAAGCCAGAGAATTTATCTCCGTCGACAAAAACCGCATCGACATTCTGAACAGAGATGCGTTGTATTCTCTCTCAAAAATTGCCTAA
- a CDS encoding enoyl-CoA hydratase/isomerase family protein, with protein sequence MKSRFEAKEYEFLEIESRETEDGTILSIFLNNPSSRNSMTWKMGEEFSHLIHSIRKQKKLPRAVIISGRNDVFCAGGDLNLLRSFSEKSFSQNRRDMRKFYGFFLSVRKLPVPVIAAVNGHAIGAGLSLTFGCDLRIFASDGKYSFNFVRLGIHPGMGSSFLAPELLGKSLGGRLLLTGETFNGELAKEWNLALDAVPKSSVYERAMELALSLSKAAPLALQELKQNLYSWKQLDSALKKEAESQARNFISDDFKETIQSIIEKRDPKFKGK encoded by the coding sequence ATGAAATCGCGATTTGAAGCCAAAGAGTATGAATTCCTAGAAATAGAATCCCGTGAAACAGAAGATGGAACCATCCTTTCCATCTTCTTAAACAATCCTTCTTCCCGTAATTCCATGACATGGAAAATGGGAGAAGAGTTTTCCCATCTCATTCATTCCATACGCAAACAAAAAAAATTACCGAGAGCCGTTATCATCTCTGGTCGAAATGATGTATTCTGCGCAGGTGGTGATTTGAATTTATTACGATCATTTTCAGAGAAAAGTTTTTCACAAAACAGACGTGATATGAGAAAGTTCTATGGTTTCTTTTTATCTGTGCGAAAACTTCCTGTTCCTGTCATTGCTGCCGTGAATGGACATGCAATTGGTGCAGGTCTTTCCTTAACGTTTGGATGTGACTTACGTATTTTTGCAAGTGATGGGAAGTATTCGTTTAATTTTGTCCGTTTGGGGATCCACCCAGGGATGGGATCGAGTTTCCTTGCCCCAGAACTTCTGGGAAAAAGTTTAGGTGGTAGATTACTCCTCACAGGTGAAACATTTAACGGGGAGTTGGCAAAAGAGTGGAATCTTGCCTTGGATGCTGTTCCCAAATCATCTGTGTATGAACGTGCGATGGAACTTGCCCTTTCCTTATCAAAAGCAGCACCACTTGCCTTACAAGAACTCAAACAAAATTTGTACTCTTGGAAACAGTTGGATTCAGCATTAAAAAAAGAAGCGGAATCCCAAGCGCGAAACTTTATCTCAGATGACTTTAAAGAGACCATCCAGAGTATTATAGAAAAACGAGATCCTAAATTTAAGGGTAAATAA
- a CDS encoding DUF1577 domain-containing protein produces the protein MAIGRTDSMQELITILESLFDETIIGSDVNIVKHLFYYLKADNREFEFIYEEDNLVAAVEEIEAHTVTLMIPDLVEKGSRRARVRFEVMNINYQFEVVILDIQKDQIVIKTPTELQSYQLRTNKRIPVDDLFMNFIILFRSLSGGSREVGKNLYAESRFPHLMKEVRKDRPDSKLINIMLTEAIERISKDYEIHFYKEDEKLNEFDDFTKKTILRTGKTIYIPDCNRITSYINEPKDDVLFNYFSEHKEMAKELGDEFALDFFESMRKHESRNFYVSYIITPIRLYEDVVGYIKVYSTAMERFTISQNQAIYIFELAEIISYVFTKIAIQYGSYETMQSTTKVVDISLDGLLFEIYDKRLFHYLKRHNIIKMFIPLNKERTMILRGEIIRFLDKGDHYHLGVNYFSSAPDDMLFLESYLFEKSMKILSE, from the coding sequence ATGGCAATCGGCAGAACGGATTCGATGCAGGAACTCATCACGATTTTAGAATCGTTATTCGATGAGACGATTATTGGATCCGATGTCAATATTGTTAAACACCTCTTTTATTACTTAAAAGCTGACAACAGAGAGTTTGAATTTATCTATGAAGAGGATAACTTAGTCGCTGCCGTTGAGGAAATTGAAGCTCATACAGTCACTCTCATGATCCCTGACCTCGTCGAAAAAGGTTCCCGCAGAGCCCGCGTTCGATTTGAGGTAATGAACATCAATTATCAGTTTGAAGTTGTCATCCTTGATATCCAAAAAGACCAAATTGTCATCAAAACTCCGACGGAGTTGCAATCATACCAGCTAAGAACGAATAAACGGATCCCCGTAGATGATTTGTTCATGAATTTTATCATTCTCTTTCGAAGTTTGTCGGGAGGGTCAAGGGAAGTTGGGAAAAACCTTTATGCAGAAAGCAGGTTCCCTCACCTAATGAAGGAAGTACGAAAAGATAGACCTGACAGTAAACTCATCAATATTATGTTAACTGAGGCAATCGAAAGAATTTCCAAAGACTATGAAATTCATTTTTACAAAGAAGATGAAAAATTAAACGAATTTGATGATTTTACTAAAAAAACAATTCTTCGCACCGGGAAAACGATCTACATCCCTGATTGTAATCGGATCACCTCTTATATCAATGAGCCAAAAGATGATGTGTTATTTAATTATTTTTCGGAACACAAGGAGATGGCAAAGGAATTAGGCGATGAATTTGCTTTGGATTTTTTTGAATCCATGAGAAAACACGAGTCCAGAAATTTCTATGTTTCTTATATCATTACACCAATCCGATTGTACGAAGATGTTGTGGGTTATATCAAAGTGTATTCCACTGCAATGGAACGATTTACAATTTCACAAAACCAAGCCATTTATATTTTTGAATTGGCTGAAATCATCAGCTATGTATTCACAAAAATTGCGATTCAGTATGGAAGTTATGAAACCATGCAATCCACAACCAAAGTTGTCGACATATCATTGGATGGTTTACTTTTTGAAATCTATGACAAACGATTGTTTCATTATTTAAAACGACACAATATCATCAAAATGTTTATCCCATTAAATAAAGAAAGGACCATGATCCTAAGGGGTGAAATCATTCGTTTTTTAGATAAAGGAGATCACTACCATCTAGGTGTGAACTATTTTAGCTCAGCACCAGACGATATGTTGTTTTTAGAATCTTATTTATTTGAAAAAAGTATGAAAATACTTTCAGAGTAA
- a CDS encoding tetratricopeptide repeat protein, with amino-acid sequence MVRPFIFPFLFVSFLFAQSPSDRMAFAFRSQSSLDPLRMIVVGEVVGIEKASFYEVDKLSQELEVDTRPDTVTIKVADPKGIRVGQTLYLLEKNQDHKTFRDANIVGMITVKSVYLTTFFGWQVRGEGYLRLIEDRPVTAARMLDTTKYEEAFIAKKQGDHYFAKGQMDEALRKYKHAVSLDQSSPDLHYALGKAHWKDGEGYVSTAFEYSMAWKNRERFSNPQERLLFLVDYLRFLTFYFKVEGKENKKQLELMPQVAKEARTLYPKIYEVWLYSFEVTYLSLLHTNLAGNTVDLRKTRDELASRSEEFLNKAYSLRKSDYYLHKLACEFYNLRWKETRGTNEETTYRSKLVEHGKLLRLYYTGETTLSEDLLNAIRLAEKQSGLL; translated from the coding sequence ATGGTTCGGCCCTTCATTTTTCCATTTTTATTCGTATCGTTTCTGTTTGCGCAGTCACCATCTGATCGTATGGCATTTGCCTTTCGAAGCCAATCCTCTTTAGATCCACTTCGTATGATTGTTGTGGGGGAAGTGGTTGGGATTGAAAAAGCGAGTTTTTACGAAGTTGATAAACTCTCACAAGAATTAGAAGTAGATACAAGGCCAGACACTGTCACAATCAAAGTGGCAGATCCAAAAGGCATTCGAGTTGGCCAAACCTTATATTTACTCGAGAAAAACCAAGACCACAAAACGTTTCGTGATGCTAACATCGTGGGAATGATCACTGTTAAATCTGTATACCTCACTACTTTTTTTGGATGGCAGGTGCGTGGGGAAGGTTACCTTCGTTTGATCGAAGATAGGCCAGTCACGGCTGCAAGGATGCTCGATACGACTAAGTATGAAGAAGCATTTATCGCAAAAAAACAAGGTGATCATTATTTTGCGAAAGGCCAAATGGATGAAGCCCTTCGCAAATACAAACATGCTGTATCTTTAGATCAAAGTTCACCTGATTTACATTATGCGTTAGGAAAAGCCCATTGGAAAGATGGAGAAGGGTATGTATCAACTGCCTTTGAATATTCCATGGCTTGGAAAAATAGAGAACGATTTTCGAATCCCCAAGAACGTTTGTTATTCCTTGTAGACTATTTACGGTTTTTGACTTTTTATTTCAAAGTGGAAGGGAAAGAAAATAAAAAACAATTAGAACTGATGCCACAGGTAGCAAAAGAAGCACGTACATTATATCCAAAAATATACGAAGTTTGGTTGTATAGTTTTGAAGTGACTTACTTAAGTTTATTACATACAAATTTAGCTGGGAATACAGTTGATCTTCGCAAAACAAGGGATGAACTTGCCAGTCGTTCAGAAGAATTTTTGAACAAAGCTTACTCTCTTAGAAAATCAGACTATTACCTACATAAATTAGCATGTGAGTTTTACAATTTACGTTGGAAAGAAACAAGAGGAACCAATGAAGAAACCACATATCGATCCAAACTTGTAGAACACGGTAAACTTTTGCGATTGTATTATACTGGCGAAACTACCTTGTCGGAAGATTTACTCAATGCAATTCGGCTTGCTGAAAAACAATCTGGATTACTCTGA
- a CDS encoding penicillin acylase family protein, which produces MIHSIKKYIHKRPLLSLLFLLILTLPITLHFVFWGLVSLKAPRYQGEIRSDKLTSKATVIRDEVGIPHIVGEDAKSAYFALGFTMAQDRIFQMELQRRIGKGELTEIFGEKLIPSDQFLKSLLLKQTAEIYANQTKHIYPEAWEQLDWFLEGVNHFLETEPLPIEYTILGIKPRPFDRVDAISFLFYMGFSFAEGIKSDSLYSIMESELVDRSASELFPRYDFEPNASILESQPGFKKLTSNLPIPNVNPKNDLKGSEIKSSLSRSNKDITNLKQLVTFVSSLNLPIEPLEGSNSWLVGPSRSASGGAVLANDPHIALSNPGAWYEAYIEYPGYENYGYFLSIIPFPLIAHNRDKAWGLTMLEQDDVNLYMETIEAGKYKSGSNWKDLTYYKDEIKQKDGTKIPFEVAITNHGPIITEHIKGYKGRPVSLYWAHHHLDNPLLDVLYKMGKSKSFQELDSASSMIGAPGLNFSYADKNGNIAYYAVGRFPILKSGNPRKILEGSTGENDVIGYVPSKDNPKIINPKNGIIVTANNLVTSGRLPGLGKPEGNWQPPDRFQRLVGILETQEKWSLEELAAIQNDTVSSFAPEYLEILFSSVKEPKTLGGKKVLEILKNWNFEHFPESQGAAVYDVFFYITMKEILIDEMGPEHFELYGDMAEYWNAYRRFIRNPNSNYWDDLRTVGTLETRTDILNRSIELTARYLEKNVSASPSLWKWKNLYKIKHPHPLGVLPLIGSVFNIGPLPSAGGAEVVNNLKYKLMKEDWTAMAGPSKRRVIDYGRFEESVTQLPIGNSGNLGSPFYGNLVDDYINGVHRKILYSKSQVGDGKYRLEFQPK; this is translated from the coding sequence ATGATACATTCAATTAAAAAATACATTCACAAGAGACCATTACTCAGTCTCTTGTTTCTTTTGATCCTAACGTTACCAATTACCCTACATTTCGTATTTTGGGGGCTTGTTTCCTTAAAAGCACCAAGATACCAAGGAGAGATTCGTTCCGATAAGTTAACTTCCAAAGCCACAGTCATTCGAGACGAAGTGGGAATACCTCACATTGTCGGTGAGGATGCCAAGTCCGCTTATTTTGCGTTAGGTTTTACGATGGCGCAGGATCGAATTTTCCAAATGGAATTACAAAGAAGGATTGGGAAAGGTGAGCTCACTGAAATTTTTGGAGAAAAACTCATCCCATCTGATCAATTTTTGAAATCGTTATTATTGAAACAAACAGCAGAAATCTATGCTAACCAAACAAAACATATATATCCAGAAGCTTGGGAACAATTGGATTGGTTTTTGGAAGGAGTCAATCATTTCTTAGAAACCGAACCATTACCCATCGAATATACAATCCTTGGGATCAAACCTCGACCTTTTGACAGAGTGGATGCAATTTCGTTCTTGTTTTATATGGGATTTTCATTTGCGGAAGGAATTAAATCAGATAGTTTGTATTCGATCATGGAATCAGAGTTAGTTGATAGATCTGCTAGTGAATTATTCCCTCGTTATGATTTTGAACCGAATGCCTCCATTTTAGAATCCCAACCAGGATTTAAAAAATTAACATCCAATCTTCCAATTCCAAACGTAAATCCAAAGAATGATTTAAAAGGTAGTGAAATTAAAAGTTCACTCTCACGTTCAAACAAAGATATCACCAATTTAAAACAATTGGTAACATTTGTGAGTTCACTCAATCTACCAATTGAACCTTTAGAAGGTAGTAATTCATGGCTTGTTGGTCCAAGTCGTTCTGCCAGTGGTGGAGCAGTTCTTGCAAATGACCCACATATTGCTTTATCCAATCCAGGTGCTTGGTATGAAGCGTATATCGAATATCCTGGATATGAAAACTATGGTTATTTTTTATCCATTATTCCTTTTCCGCTCATTGCTCATAACAGAGACAAGGCATGGGGTTTAACTATGCTCGAACAAGATGACGTGAATTTGTATATGGAAACCATTGAGGCTGGTAAATATAAGTCTGGTTCCAATTGGAAAGATTTAACCTATTACAAAGATGAGATCAAACAAAAAGATGGAACTAAAATTCCTTTTGAAGTGGCGATTACAAACCACGGTCCAATCATCACCGAACATATAAAAGGTTATAAGGGTCGACCTGTTAGTTTGTATTGGGCACACCACCATTTAGACAATCCTTTACTCGATGTTTTGTATAAGATGGGAAAATCTAAGTCATTCCAAGAATTGGATTCTGCATCTTCTATGATTGGAGCACCAGGGCTCAATTTTAGTTACGCAGATAAAAATGGGAACATTGCCTATTATGCAGTGGGAAGGTTTCCTATCCTAAAATCTGGAAATCCGAGAAAAATTTTAGAAGGTTCGACTGGCGAAAATGATGTGATAGGTTATGTTCCTTCTAAGGACAATCCTAAGATCATCAACCCTAAAAATGGTATCATTGTCACAGCCAATAACCTAGTCACCAGTGGAAGATTACCGGGACTTGGTAAACCAGAAGGAAATTGGCAACCACCAGATCGTTTTCAAAGGTTAGTTGGAATTCTCGAAACCCAAGAAAAATGGAGTTTGGAAGAACTTGCGGCCATTCAGAATGATACTGTTTCTTCTTTTGCACCAGAATACTTAGAGATTTTGTTTTCTTCTGTGAAAGAACCAAAGACGTTAGGTGGCAAAAAAGTTTTAGAAATTCTTAAAAATTGGAATTTTGAACACTTCCCAGAGTCCCAAGGGGCGGCTGTTTACGATGTTTTCTTTTACATCACAATGAAAGAAATACTCATTGATGAAATGGGACCTGAACACTTCGAACTGTATGGGGACATGGCTGAGTATTGGAATGCTTACCGCAGATTCATCCGAAATCCAAATTCGAATTATTGGGATGACCTGAGAACAGTTGGAACCTTGGAAACAAGAACTGATATCTTAAATCGTTCGATTGAACTTACCGCCAGGTATTTGGAAAAAAATGTTTCAGCCTCTCCAAGTCTTTGGAAATGGAAAAATTTATATAAAATCAAACACCCTCATCCACTAGGCGTATTACCTTTGATAGGTAGTGTTTTTAATATTGGCCCATTGCCGAGTGCTGGTGGAGCAGAGGTAGTAAACAATCTAAAATACAAACTGATGAAAGAAGATTGGACTGCGATGGCAGGGCCCTCCAAAAGAAGGGTCATCGATTATGGAAGGTTTGAGGAGTCAGTGACACAACTTCCAATAGGGAACAGTGGAAATCTAGGCAGTCCGTTTTATGGAAATCTTGTGGATGATTATATCAATGGGGTCCATCGAAAAATCCTGTATTCGAAAAGCCAAGTGGGAGATGGCAAGTATCGTTTAGAATTCCAACCCAAATAA
- a CDS encoding lytic transglycosylase domain-containing protein — protein MRKQSNFYHQIAVFGLVLVFLFESYGKINPSGNSPSDLSAKVKLHSLIVKHRPGFSKKEQKDLVTVIERASYHIRFPKEKITVAKEPMDKLGFLVGLIQTESQFNTRAKSHKGAIGLMQVMPETAKWLANKEGIPFHSEKDLLEPETNLILGVLYLNYLMERTESLEAALLSYNAGLGGYKRFGGVPSYSRTVYKYYEEWKQMPIPTEIPISESIASLFSI, from the coding sequence ATGCGAAAACAATCCAACTTCTATCATCAAATTGCGGTATTTGGTTTGGTTTTGGTCTTTCTGTTCGAATCGTACGGGAAAATCAACCCCTCTGGAAACAGCCCAAGTGATCTTTCCGCAAAGGTAAAGTTACATTCCCTCATTGTGAAACACCGACCTGGTTTTTCCAAAAAGGAACAAAAGGACTTGGTCACAGTGATTGAGAGGGCTTCTTACCACATTCGATTCCCAAAAGAGAAAATCACTGTGGCAAAAGAACCAATGGACAAACTAGGTTTTTTGGTTGGCCTCATCCAAACGGAATCACAATTCAATACACGAGCAAAATCACATAAAGGTGCTATTGGCCTTATGCAAGTTATGCCGGAAACAGCGAAGTGGCTTGCGAATAAAGAAGGAATCCCATTCCATTCGGAAAAAGATCTTTTGGAACCTGAAACCAATTTGATATTAGGTGTTCTTTATTTAAATTATCTAATGGAACGCACAGAATCCCTCGAAGCAGCATTGTTATCTTATAATGCTGGTTTAGGTGGATACAAACGATTTGGTGGTGTTCCTTCTTATTCACGAACAGTATACAAATACTATGAAGAATGGAAACAGATGCCCATCCCGACTGAAATCCCGATTTCTGAATCAATCGCTAGTCTCTTTTCCATTTAA